From the Pomacea canaliculata isolate SZHN2017 linkage group LG14, ASM307304v1, whole genome shotgun sequence genome, one window contains:
- the LOC112555295 gene encoding dehydrogenase/reductase SDR family member 12-like: MSLFRNVVWFVKGLKEYTRSGYETASKNFKPEDMMVDISQRSFMITGGNSGIGKSAALAIAKKGGTVHIICRNRQRGEAAVTEIKTASGNEKIHLHELDISRPKDIYAFAESFEQSGKPLHVLINNAGVLVSEKVRQLTADGLEVTFATNTLGVHILTSALIPVLLRNEDPRVIIVTSGGMLVQKLNLKDLQFEKMQTFDGTMAYAQTKRQEVIMTEQYAKKWPSIHFSCTHPGWADTPGVQLSIPDFYHKMKDRLRTSEQGADTIVWLAVASCVKELPSGLFFQDRKPVSTHLPLAWTKSTPEECEELLKILDDMSQSLPSA, translated from the exons ATGTCGCTATTTAGAAACGTTGTTTGGTTTGTCAAAGGATTGAAGGAATATACAAG aagtggaTATGAAACAGCAAGCAAAAATTTCAAGCCTGAAGATATGATGGTTGACATTAGTCAGCGTAGTTTTATGATCACAGGAGGAAACAGTGGAATTGGCAAGTCAGCTGCACTGGCTATTGCCAAAAAAG GAGGAACTGTGCACATTATTTGTCGGAACCGACAGAGAGGAGAAGCTGCAGTCACTGAGATCAAGACAGCCTCAGGTAATGAG AAAATTCACCTTCATGAATTAGACATCTCCAGGCCAAAGGACATTTATGCCTTTGCCGAATCCTTTGAGCAAAGTGGGAAACCTCTGCATGTATTG ATCAACAATGCTGGAGTTCTTGTGTCTGAGAAAGTAAGGCAGCTCACTGCAGATGGCCTAGAAGTGACATTTGCTACTAACACTCTAG GAGTCCACATTCTTACATCAGCACTGATCCCTGTACTGCTGAGAAATGAAGACCCAAGAGTG atcaTCGTAACATCTGGAGGAATGCTGGTACAAAAATTGAACCTAAAAGACCTACAGTTTGAAAAAATGCAAACGTTTGATGGTACCATGGCATACGCCCAGACTAAACGTCAAGAAGTCATTATGACAGAGCAGTATGCTAAAAAGTGGCCAAGTATCCATTTCTCTTGTACACACCCAGGGTGGGCTGATACTCCAG GAGTGCAGTTATCAATTCCAGACTTTTATCACAAAATGAAGGACAGACTGCGGACTTCAGAACAAGGGGCAGACACTATAGTTTGGCTTGCTGTAGCATCGTGTGTCAAAGAACTTCCTTCTGGACTATTTTTTCAAG ATCGCAAACCAGTCTCCACTCATCTGCCTCTGGCATGGACAAAGTCAACACCTGAAGAGTGTGAGGAGTTATTAAAGATCTTGGATGACATGTCTCAGAGTTTGCCTTCTGCTTAA